The following coding sequences lie in one Metopolophium dirhodum isolate CAU chromosome 5, ASM1992520v1, whole genome shotgun sequence genomic window:
- the LOC132944499 gene encoding protein Peter pan, translated as MGSKRKSTVKKNKRLKKLKKTVYEEPEELKRAPHSFVIHRGQIGKSLLQLVKDFRKVMEPFTAASLQVYKKNTIKDFVALAGPMHVSHLCVFTSSDTGVNFRVARLPQGPTMTFKLVNYALSKDVVSSLRKQMVNPKLFSHAPLIVMNNFTGEGLHINLMATMFQNMFPTINVTKVNLNDIKRCVLMNYNSETKLIEFRHYAITTVPVGLSKGVKKIVQSKVPDLSNFDDIDEFLLKPELLSDSEFEETTSSNVVVPQKLNSRGNIVGTQSSIRMGELGPRLTLQLIKVEEGLMTGDVMFHEFIKKPDEKKEEAKEN; from the exons atgggTTCCAAACGCAAGTCCACCGTAAAGAAAAac AAACGCTTGAAGAAATTGAAGAAAACCGTGTATGAAGAACCAGAAGAATTGAAAAGAGCTCCACATTCATTTGTTATACATAGAGGACAAATCGGTAAAAGTCTATTGCAGTTGGTCAAGGATTTTCGAAAAGTTATGGAACCATTTACTGCTGCTTCATTGCAA GTTtacaagaaaaatacaattaaggATTTTGTGGCCTTAGCCGGTCCTATGCATGTGTCGCATTTGTGCGTATTCACAAGCTCAGATACCGGAGTTAATTTTCGTGTGGCCAGATTACCCCAAGGTCCAACAATGACATTTAAACTTGTAAACTATGCTCTAAGCAAAGATGTTGTGTCGTCTTTGCGCAAACAAATGGTAAATCCAAAATTATTTAGTCATGCCCCATTGATTGTTATGAACAATTTTACTGGCGAAGGATTACATATCAATCTGATGGCCACTATGTTTCAAAACATGTTCCCTACTATCAATGTCACAAAA GTAAACTTGAACGATATTAAAAGATGTGTTTTAATGAACTACAACTCTGAAACAAAATTGATTGAATTTAGACATTATGCTATTACAACCGTTCCAGTTGGCTTATCTAAAGGTGTAAAGAAAATTGTTCAGAGCAAAGTACCGGACCTATCTAACTTTGATGACATTgatgaatttttattaaa ACCAGAACTATTGTCAGATAGTGAGTTCGAAGAAACTACAAGTTCTAATGTTGTTGTTCCGCAAAAATTGAACAGTCGAGGCAATATAGTAGGAACTCAGTCTTCCATACGAATGGGCGAACTCGGACCAAGACTCACATTGCAG TTGATCAAAGTCGAAGAAGGACTCATGACTGGTGATGTGATGTTCCATGAATTCATTAAAAAACCAGACGAAAAAAAAGAGGAAGCAAAAGAGAACTAA